From the Mesorhizobium loti genome, the window CGATGGCGAGGTTCCGCAATTCGTCATCGAAGTCTGTTACGGGCTCGGCGACAGCTCGAAGGCGACGGTCGGGAAATCTCACGATCGGCCGGACCGTCACATGTCACTCCTTCGCCTCAGCGATCATCGTGTCGGAAGTCTGGTGATCTTCAGGCCGATCTTGCGGCGTTTCGCCGGTGCTGGCGCCGGGGGGAACTACGGGCTCAGGCACTGCTCCCTTTCTTCCTAGCCCGCTTGCCTTCGCCAGTTGAGAGCGCGCTGCCGTGTAGTTAGGGGCAACCATCGGGTAGTCCGCAGGCAAGCCCCACTTTGCGCGGTATTCATCCGGCGTCATGTATTGTAGTGAGTACCGATGTGGCGCCTAAGCGATTTGAATTTCCTGCCGTCTTCCAGGCAGATGATGAAATCTGGCGTCACCGAGTTCTTGATCGGGACCGCTGGCGCGCGCCTTTCTTCCGGCTGTGCCGCCGGTGCTTCCCGCAGCTTGCTGACCGCTGCATAGGTATCGGCAGCCACGCGGCTGAGTTCGGACGCGTGGAAAGCGGATTGTTGCTGACATACGCGGCAACGATGTTCGCGGTCAGCTCCAGGAGCTCAGTTTCGGGCGCAGCAATCTCTTCAGGCATTTGCGAATTCTCGAGATATCTCGTTCGTTGCGATCCCAACCGCGATCTCGCTACAGGAAACTTGGCCGGCCGTACAGGACCGGAAGCCGTCGGTGACGATCCGCATTGTCTGGGGAGCGATGCAGGGGCCATGGACGAGGGATTGCGCGTTATTCGCACTGGCGCCCATGGCAGGTTCCAACCCCGCTCTTATCGGCTCATTTCCCTTGGTCCAATCCCGACCTTTCCGATCAACCCGCAAGGGGTCCGCTACGCGAGCGTGCGGCCTTGAGGCTGACGCCTCTGCGGTGATCGCGGTCCGTCCCGAACCCGACGGGCGCCTGTCGAGCGGGGAATTGGTCCCCGCCACAACGGGAGCCAGACCATGTCGCACAATCTCAGCCTCGCGCAGTCCCACGCGTTCGAGCTCGCCCGCACCCTGATGGTCCCGGTGACGCTGTTCCAGGTCGACGGCGAATACGGCGTCCTGCCGAGCGACGAACTCGACGACGCCGACGTCATCGTCCTCCACGAATACGACCCCTACCAGTTCGGCCCGGCTCATTGAGCCGGGTTCGCCCGAGCGGACGTATGCCGCTTGCGAGCGGCGGCCGCAAGGGAGGCTGCGCCGCGGCTGGCGATGCCGTGGCGCTACCGCGCCCTGATCGATTCATCAGTTGCCAGCCGCGCCCTTGCCCCCATCGCTCTTCGCGGCGGGCGAGGATGGTTCCGCAAAGGCTGCGGAAACGGAAAGGCAATCGAGGAAAGGGCCGGGGAGTGTGAAGGCGATCCGGCGGAAAAACGATGGAAAAGAGAGACGTCGAGGAATTGAGGGATCGTGTGCTCTGCGCGGCCGTGCTGGAGCGGGCCGGTTTCGCGATCGATCTGAAGGAAAGCACGCGCCGGGCGGTCAAATACCGGCGCGGTGACGATATCATTATCGTCATCCACGATGGCAAGGGCTGGTTCGATCCGCTGTCCGACGCTAAAGGCGACGTGTTTTCGCTCGTGGCGCATCTCGACGACATCGGGTTCGCGGAGGTGCTGCAGCGGGTTTCGGAACTGGTCGGCTTCGTGCCGAGCGAACCAGTCTGGACGCGCCAGCCCCGCGACCACGCGCCGGACATCGGCGTCACCGAGCGCTGGCGGTTTCGTCGCAAGCCCTGGCGAGGCTCCATGACCGGGCGGTATCTGCGCAACGAGCGGGACCTCCCGGAATCCGTCATCCTGGCGGCGATGCGGCAGGATCGGCTTCGCGAGGGACCGCGCGGCAGTGTATGGGCCGCTCATGTCGACGACGACGGTGTCGTCACCGGCTGGGAAGAACGCGGACCGGAATGGCGCGGATTCGCCACCGGCGGCGGGAAGGTACTGTTCCGCTTGGGGCCACGCGAGGCCATTCGCTTCTGCGTTACGGAGGCGGCGATCGACGCGATGAGCCTTGCCGCGATCGAAAGCCTGCGGCCCGACAGCCTCTATCTGAGCACCGGCGGCGGATGGGCGCCCGCGACCGAGACGGCCATACGGACGCTTGCGACCCGCCCGAATACGCAGCTTGTCGCCGCGACCGACAACAATGTGCAGGGCGAAGCCTATGCCGAACGCATCGAGGCGATCGCCGTCGCGGCGGCATGCGGCTTTGCGCGGTTGCGGCCGGTCACGGAAGACTGGAACGACGATCTGCAGGCGATGATGAAAGAAGAAGAGGAACGGAGAGGGAAGAAGAAACCCGACTGCCGCATGCCGCCTGCCGCGTCAAAGGTGAAGCTTCGCCCGCTGCGCGGCCCTTGACCCGGCCGGACGGAGAGGCGGCCGCGGGGGAGGGGTCATGAAGGGCTGAATTGACGGCGAAGTCGGAAGGATGAGCCGCGCTCCAGCCCGACGAGGCTGAAAGGAGCCCGCCATGCACCCCGTATCCCCGATCAGAAAGGTCTTTCAGGGCGTCGCCGACCGGCGCCAGATGTTCCGCATGTTCGACCGTCACGCGCAGCGGCCCAACCGCTGGGACGCCGACGCGAGCGCGCTCTATGCCGGCGAATGGTTCGAGACCGGCCAGGCAGACCACGACTATATGTTCGAGATCCTGCCGCCACTCTGAATGCGCGGCGACATGTTCGCGATGCGCGAATTCCTGACCGGTAGTGTCACCAGCGTCTTCTTCGCGCTGACGATCGACAGCCAGTTCCGTCATTTCCACGGCTATTGCGATCTTTCCGACAGGGGCTCACCCGAGCGGATGCGTGCCACGATCGTCGACCGGGAATCGCGGCCGGTGAAGGCAATGACGCGGACCGAGCGCCTCGATCACATCTGGAGCGCGACCCATGATGATTATCGCGGCTATGCCGGGGAGCGCTGGCCGGAGCCTGCACGTGGCAAGCGGACCATCACCGTCTACGGCGGCAGCCGGGGCACGACGTTGAAGCTGCTCAACGATCTCACCGACGAAGAGATCTCGGCCAAGCTTCCGGTGCATCTGCGCTACCTCCCCGACGCGATCGCGGCGTGAGGGGGGGCGGCCATGTTCACGTTTCCCATTCTCGGCGTTCGCAAGGTCATCGAACGCGGAAAGACCGATGCCGCCGCCAATGGCGGATTCCGCAACCCGTATTACGGCCTCAGGCCCGGCAAGGGCGAGATCCCCGGCGTTTGGCTGGTCGGAGACCAGGGGGTCTACATCATGTCGAACGGAAAACTCGCCGACGGTGACCGCCCGCTCGTGGTCTATTTCGACGAGTGCCATCCGGTCGGCAATCCGGACTGGTTCCATTACAAACACCGTCATTTCGGCGGTGACGACGGGATCGAATTCATCGACGCCCGAGAGGCTCATTCCGCTGTTCGATCGGAACATCCGCCGCACTCATCTGCTCGTGCAGCTGACCGAGACCGAAGTCTCGCTGTCCCTGATCGCCCGCTAGCCCCTTCACAACCTCCCCAGCCCTTCACGCGGCCGACAACGCCGTCCGCGTGATCGCGCTCGCCAAAATCCAAGGAGATTTTCCATGCCCCACGACGACCCCTTCACTCTCGACCTCTTCGGAAACACTGCGCTGTCCTCGGGCCTCTGCGTCGGGGTAACGGCCTTTTCGACGTCTTCCGCCGATAGTCCGGTCGATGACGATCCGTCTCCCGTCTCACCAGCCCCGGCCATGCCGATCGGCGCGGCCGCATTGCCTGCTCGGGCGCATCAGGTCGATAAGGGCGAGAACTTCAAGCTGGCAGCGACCCGCGGCCTTGGCACATCCTGGCGGGACCGGGCTCGTGACAATCTCGCCGCCATACGGCTCGCCGCCGATATCGTCGACCAGCAGCGGTTTGCCACGCCCGAGGAACAAGCAGCGCTGATCCGGTTCACCGGCTTTGGAGCTTCAGCACTGGCGAACGGCGTGTTCCGCCGCCCCGGCGAGCAGACGTTTCGCCAGGGCTGGGAGAAGATAGCCGCCGATCTGGAGGAGGCGGTCGACAGCCGGGACTACGCCTCGCTGGCCCGCTGCACGCAGTACGCCCATTTCACACCGGAATACATCATCCGAGCGATCTGGGCCGGCTTGCGGCGGCTCGGCTTCCGTGGCGGCAGTGTGCTGGAGCCGGGCGTCGGCACAGGGCTCTTTCCGGCGTTGATGCCAGAGGCATTGCGCGCTGCCTCGCACGTCACCGGCATCGAGATCGATCCGGTCACGGCGCGGATCGCCTGCCTCCTTCAGCCGAACGCCCGAATCCTCAACCAGGATTTCGCGCGGGTCGACTTGGCCGAGCATTTCGATCTGGCGGTCGGCAATCCGCCGTTCTCGGACAGGATCGTCCGATCCGACCCCGCATACCGCTCGCACGGCTTCCGGCTACACGACTACTTCATCGCAAAGGCCGTCTCTCGGCTGAAGCCGGGCGCACTCGCCGCCTTCGTCACCTCCAGTGGAACGATGGACAAGGCCGATGCCCGCGCCCGCAAGCACATCGCCACAATGGCGGATCTGGTCGCTGCCGTTCGCCTGCCGGAGGGCAGCTTTCGCGCCGATGCCGGGACGGATGTTGTCGTCGACATCCTGTTCTTCCGCAGGCGCAAGCACGGAGAGCCCGAAGGCGATGTGTCATGGCTCGACCTGGAGGACGTTCAGCCCGCCACCGAGGACGAGAGCGCAATCCGCGTGAACCGCTGGTTTGCGATGCATCCTGACATGGTGCTCGGCGAGCATGCCCGTCGCCGCGGGATCTACGGTCCCGACGAGACGTATACCTGCCTGCCGCATGCCGGCACGGATCTCGATGCGGCACTGACAGCCGTCGTGCATCTCCTTCCGGAAGCCATCTATGACGGCGAACCGGAAGAGATCGGAGCAGACGCTGGCGAGCATGTTGAAGCGCCGGCCCGCAACGCTGCGGACGGCGCGACAATCCGCGAGGGCAGCTACTTCATCGGCCAGAACACCGCGCTGATGCAGATGGTCGACGGCGAGCCCGTCACCATCCAGATTCGGAAGGGCGTGACCGGCGACGGCATCCCGGAAAAGCATGTCCGCATCCTCCGCAAGCTGGTCCCGATCCGTGACGCCGTACGCGAGGTGCTGAAGGCCCAGGAGTTCGACCGGCCGTGGAAGCCGGCGCAGGTCAGGCTGCGCATCGCCTGGTCGAGCTTCGTGCGCGCGTTCGGACCGATCAACTTTACCACTGTCTCGACCGCGCAAGATGAGGAAACCGGCGACGTGCGCGAGACGCACCGCCGGCCCAACATCCAGCCGTTCCTGGACGATCCCGATTGCTGGCTGGTGGCCTCAATCGAGGACTACGACCTGGAGACCAACACGGCAAAGCCCGGACCCCTGTTTACCGAGCGCGTGATCGCGCCACCCCTGGTGCCGGGAGGCGACGGGAAGCATTTTCTCGCCACAGGATGGCGTATCGCCCGTCCGATCGCGGAATGGCGGCGCGACGATTTTTATGGTCATGCCGGCCAACTCGCGGACGAGGCTACCTTCAGGGCCAAGGTGCTGAAACAGGCGGAACACCGGTGCGAGAAATTCGCGCTCGGCCGGCGTGAAGAGCGATCATCGGCAAGCACACCTTGGGGGTCGTCGCAGGGTGCGACGGTCTATGCCGACGGTGTCGTTCTTCACTCGGCGGCCGGCCATGGTGGGTTTCTTCTCTCGCCCGAGCGCAACCGCAAGGTTCATCGATCGCTGCGTGTCGACGGCGGCGCCTACGAGGAGGATGAGGCCTGGGCAATCGTGGCCTTAACCTTTCCGCACCTGTTCACCAGCTTCGAGCGGCGCTGCGCGAACAGGACGATGAAGGACAGCTTCCCGGACGCCTGGGAAACGATCGCAGGCAACGTGCTGGGAACCGGTGAATCCTGGAGGAAGGACGAGCGCTCCTTCTTCGACGAGCACGCCGACGATTGGATCGTCGTGTCGGCGATCCTTTCCGGTCATCAATCCGGTTTCACGGAGGTCATCGCGACCCCCGGTGGCAAGCGCGGGCATGGTACCGAGGAGCGACGCTTCCTTGTTCCTTCGGACGAATACCGGGTCGGCCCCTTCGGCTTCATCATCGATCCGCAGCGGCACGCCGTCTACGGCGGACCGTCCAGCTTCGTCAGCTGGCAGGGAAGGGCGGTATGATGTTGTCCAGAGATCGTCGTGCTCAGCTCTTCCGTATGAGGATGCGCGCCGGCAGACCCAGCGTCAGCTGGACATGATCAACCGCCAGATCACCCGCCGCATGGCGGCCCTGATACGGCAATATCCCGTCATACTAGGTATCGGCGGGGGAGATCGCCTGATCCAGGTGCATTCCTCGAACGGTATCGCGCCAACCTCGCTGCCGTTACCGCTGAGCGCCAGCCGGAGATCGCCGCCTTGTCGCGCAAGCTGGCGCGGCAGGAAAGCGCCATGGCGATATTGCGGCAGCGACTTCAATCGGAGACGCTCTGTGCGTGATCCGAGATGCTGGCGCCAGCCGCTGCCAAAGGTCAAGCATGGATGCGGGGGTGGCAACATCCGTGTCGAGCGAGCGACCATCATCAGATCGACGGCGCCCGGCGTCAGTGCGGCAACCCATGGGACTTTATTGCGGCGCCAGCCGAACAGGCGCCTATCCTTCGGCATGCCGGTGCCCGTGATCATCCCCTTGCCGGTCTTCCCGTCGGGTTTGCTGCGGTCTGAACCGGCGGCTGGCCACTTCAAGGCCGCTGACGCGCCGCGGAGCGGCCGGAACCCGCCGATCTCGGCAAGGCCGGCCCGCGTCCTTCACAAGGACCAGTGAAAGGACTGGCCCCCGCTTGTCCGCAAGCCGGCCTCGCTCGCCTGGCAGGTCCCGGACCCTGAAGTGTCCAGCTTCCGCCGGTTCCTTTTGACCGCACCCGCAGGAAAGACCGGCAAGGGCCGGAACACCTGAAGGGCATCGCTAGAAAGGTAAGCTCAATGTCCAGTTCAGCCCGCTCAAGCAAGGCCAAGGCCCGCGTCGTCCAGCTCCGCAAGGGCACGACCCTCGAAATGGTCCGGCTCTGCTGCCCGGACAGCAACCAGGCCTCTCTCATATCCGAAAGTTTCGGCCTTCCTGTCCTCGACAGCGACGGCATCCGGGACTTTCATGAGCGCAGCCTGATCGAAGGCGCTGATACCCTCTCCGAGGGGCTTTCCGAAAAAGCCATGCAGATCCACCTGCAAAGGATCGTCGGCTCCTATGTCGGTTCGGCCTTTGGAGCAGGCCAGTTCTACTCGAAGGCTGTTACCGAGGCGAAGGACGCCACGGCCAAGCTCGCCAATGACACTCGCGACGAGGACATTGACGGTCCGGTCGGCTTCAACAGCAAGGCCCAGCGCAAGCGCGAATTCGCCGCCGACATGGGCCTTCAGGCACACGCCCTGCGCATGGCGGCCGAGGGCGCCGTCGCCGCCTACGAGCACATCATCGGTGAAAGCTGGAAGCCCTACGAGCGCCAGACCGAGAACCCCGGCCAGACCGTCAACCGGCAGGCAGCCGATCTCCAGATGGCGGCGCTTGGCTAACCCCCAATGGGCGGAGCTTCGGCTCCGCCCGATCTTCCTCCCTTGGGGCTGGCGTCCTACTGGACGCCGGCCTCTTCGCGTGCGCCAGGGCATCTGAAGCCAAAGAAATGGAAACCGTCGTCGAGGTCGCGCCAATCGCGGCCGTCACGAATGTTGGTCCTGCTCCGGTCCTCGGCCCCCGAAACGGCTGCGCCATCCTCCACTGACGTTGCGGCCCGCATGCAACGCTTCCCCGCCTTCCGATTCCTCTTCTGCGGGTTCGCGGACCTGCGGTCCTGCGCTTGCGGACCTCGTGACGGCCGCGATTGGCGCGGCCTCGAATGGAGGTTGGGAAATGGACAGGAAAAACAACAAGACCCGCGTCGACATCTACGCGAAAATCACCGATCGCATCGTCTCGGATCTGGAAAAGGGAGTGCGCCCCTGGGTCAAGCCCTGGAGCGGTGCGAACACCACGGGGCGTATAACGCGCCCGCTCCGCCACAACGGACTGCCGTATCAGGGGATCAATACGCTGCTTCTCTGGTCGGAGGCGGTTGCGCGAAGCTTTGTTTCCCCGACCTGGATGACGTTCAAGCAGAGCGTCGAGCTCGGCGGTCATGTTCGCAAGGGCGAGACCGGCTCCATGGTCGTCTATGCCAACCGCTTCAACCGAACCGAAACCGATGCCCAGGGCGAAGAGGTCGAGCGCGGCATTCCCTTCCTCAAGGCCTATACGGTGTTCTGCGCCGACCAGATCGAGGGGCTTCCGGCACAATATTACGGCAATCCCGCTCCGGTAGCCGATCCGGTGGAGCGGATCGAAAACGCGGACACCTTCTTCGCGAACACCGGTGCTGTCATCCGGCACGGTGGGGATAAGGCCTGTTTCAATCCAGCTCTCGACATTGTGCAAATGCCTCCGTTCGAGAGTTTCCGGGACGCGCCGAGTTACTATGCGACCCTTGGGCACGAACTGACCCATTGGGTCGGCGCTGAGAAGCGGCTTGATCGCAATCTCTCACGATATCACAAGGATCGTTCCTTCAGGGCGCACGAGGAACTCGTGGCCGATCTGGGCGGCTGTTTTTTGGCGGCCGATCTCGGCATCGTTCCCGAGCTCGAGCCGAGGCCCGACCACGCAAGCTATCTTGCAAGCTGGCTTGAGATTCTCAGGAACGAGAAGCGTTTCATCTTCGCCGCGGCGGCCCATGCCCAGCGGGCGGTCAACTATCTGCATGATCTCCAGCCGCAGGGGACACTGGTCGAGCACGCTGCGTGATACTGCATCTCCAATCGCATGGCGCTGGGCCATCCGGAGCGCTTAAGGGCCACGCTGCGTTCGCAGCTAGGTGTGTATGGCCGCCTGCGCCTTGCCACCGCATGGAAGCCGCCTGCATTCTTCGCCAGCGATGCCGCGATTAGTGTGTGGTCGTCGTAGCTAGAAACAGTCATTCAAGTGCATTACATTGTGGATTCGAGACAGGAGACAACCATGGCGACAAACGCACTCGTGCAGACACGTATCGATTCCAACATCAGGGACCGCGCGGCGTCCGTGCTTGAAGGCATGGGGCTGACGGTTTCCGACGTAGTACGCATCCTGCTGACGCGCACCGCCAATGAAGGTGCACTGCCGCTGGAACTGATCAGCAACAGCGAGGCTCATGATGCATGGTTTCGCGCCAAAGTGATGCAGGCACTCGAAGATACCCGGACCGATGTCACCGCTGAAGATGTAGAGACGCATTTTGCATCCCGACGCGCTGCCGCGCTACGCAAGGCAGG encodes:
- a CDS encoding ArdC family protein — translated: MDRKNNKTRVDIYAKITDRIVSDLEKGVRPWVKPWSGANTTGRITRPLRHNGLPYQGINTLLLWSEAVARSFVSPTWMTFKQSVELGGHVRKGETGSMVVYANRFNRTETDAQGEEVERGIPFLKAYTVFCADQIEGLPAQYYGNPAPVADPVERIENADTFFANTGAVIRHGGDKACFNPALDIVQMPPFESFRDAPSYYATLGHELTHWVGAEKRLDRNLSRYHKDRSFRAHEELVADLGGCFLAADLGIVPELEPRPDHASYLASWLEILRNEKRFIFAAAAHAQRAVNYLHDLQPQGTLVEHAA
- a CDS encoding type II toxin-antitoxin system RelB/DinJ family antitoxin → MATNALVQTRIDSNIRDRAASVLEGMGLTVSDVVRILLTRTANEGALPLELISNSEAHDAWFRAKVMQALEDTRTDVTAEDVETHFASRRAAALRKAGTTQS
- a CDS encoding DUF3991 domain-containing protein, which translates into the protein MEKRDVEELRDRVLCAAVLERAGFAIDLKESTRRAVKYRRGDDIIIVIHDGKGWFDPLSDAKGDVFSLVAHLDDIGFAEVLQRVSELVGFVPSEPVWTRQPRDHAPDIGVTERWRFRRKPWRGSMTGRYLRNERDLPESVILAAMRQDRLREGPRGSVWAAHVDDDGVVTGWEERGPEWRGFATGGGKVLFRLGPREAIRFCVTEAAIDAMSLAAIESLRPDSLYLSTGGGWAPATETAIRTLATRPNTQLVAATDNNVQGEAYAERIEAIAVAAACGFARLRPVTEDWNDDLQAMMKEEEERRGKKKPDCRMPPAASKVKLRPLRGP